A DNA window from Ranitomeya imitator isolate aRanImi1 chromosome 2, aRanImi1.pri, whole genome shotgun sequence contains the following coding sequences:
- the LOC138667626 gene encoding heat shock protein 30C-like translates to MFPLSVLRSSYSPLCVCREPALTNWPAAQLMFGLLDDDMMRRMQRVHQVYQLLAQGMGRTADLSRSSAATDKNTSTTGNEGKENFELSLDVSGFSPEELTVRTEGRRLIVSGKYDKKKETENGGYFHEYKEWKREAELPQDVSPEDVVCSLSKDGQLHFLAPRLALPAAEERSIPITQSPGDGQLSPPEIQSSNLEGEKGLGSS, encoded by the coding sequence ATGTTTCCTCTCAGCGTTCTGCGGTCCTCATACAGCCCTCTGTGTGTCTGCAGGGAGCCGGCCCTCACTAACTGGCCGGCAGCACAACTCATGTTTGGCCTCCTGGATGATGACATGATGAGGAGAATGCAGCGTGTCCACCAGGTTTACCAGCTCCTGGCACAGGGCATGGGACGGACAGCCGATCTGAGCAGAAGCTCTGCAGCCACTGACAAGAACACTTCCACCACAGGCAACGAGGGGAAGGAAAACTTTGAGCTCAGCCTGGACGTCAGCGGCTTTTCTCCTGAGGAGCTGACAGTGAGAACAGAAGGCAGGAGACTCATTGTATCCGGAAAGTATGACAAGAAAAAGGAGACGGAGAATGGCGGCTATTTCCATGAGTACAAAGAGTGGAAGAGAGAAGCGGAGCTCCCGCAGGATGTCAGCCCCGAGGACGTTGTGTGCTCCTTGTCCAAGGATGGCCAGCTCCACTTTCTGGCTCCCAGACTGGCGCTGCCAGCTGCTGAAGAAAGATCTATTCCTATCACCCAGAGCCCAGGAGATGGACAACTGAGCCCCCCGGAGATCCAGAGCAGCAACCTAGAGGGAGAAAAAGGACTGGGGTCTTCCTGA